Below is a genomic region from Cloeon dipterum chromosome 2, ieCloDipt1.1, whole genome shotgun sequence.
aatttctaaattttgttatagTTTTACCGAAAATATATTGGCATAATAAAAAGTAACATCGAAACCAAAGCAAATCTGCCTTGAGAATCGAAAgccatttttcttaaaaattcgttTCAATGTTTTTGCTGAACCAGTTTTGCATTCTAGCAAAAGTAGTGCCATTTGGTACGGTTTTTTCCATTGACTTaagtaaaactaaaaatacttttgattGCTCTGCATTCGTCGAGTTTGTTCATCATTTCGGTGGCAAAATCAAAGTGGCTTGACAATAATAGGTCCGCCCCAGCAGCAATCAAGTCATCCTCGaatattttgctcttcttCTCACCGTAACGGGCTCGGATCGACGATGGCAACGACGTTTTGTACGACATCGTTTTGTTCAATATGGCCTTTTcgcttttggaaaattaaatttaatattcaacaatttgaatttaatttacaggGAATCCAGCATTCTGGACACCATTTTCATATAAACGTGCAAGTTGATTTTTGTCGAGTTGTACACCTGGGTAACAtagtttcaattaataatttatctctaTATAACTTTTCCTCGACTTAACCAGTCCTATGTGCTCTGCTAGGCATTGAATCATTTTCTGCAACACGGAAGAGGAATATCAAATTGTTTAAAGTTCCTGTTCTTACTTTAATTGCGTAACTGATGCGGCTCAAATCGCCGGTGTTCCAAATTTTCTCGGCTTCGCCTTTTTATAACAAATGAAGAATTGgaacagcaaaaatataaaatataagaaatactttctttaactttgaaatttctccTGCAAGGGTGATAATGCATCTGCGATTTGAAGCCGACTCCCATTGGCgcctttttacaaaattaaatttaattctaatccCATTATTCTGACATGAACCTCGCAGAtgatttgtttcttttctgAGCAATCTGCCAGCGCCAGACTGGGCTCAACTGGATCGCCAAAATCGACGTAGACGCACGAGTTGTTTGCAAATCTAGGATCATGGCCCTTTTTCCAGGTCAGGTCACTTTTAAGGTAGTCGTTCAGGTAGCCGGTGCACCATCGCAATTGTCCGCGGCAGGACTCGATATCCCGCCCAGCCGTCCACGCCTCTGACCGAAAAGGAAGATACCCTTTCTCGTTCGGGTTgctattttctgatttttttgtataagtATCTGAAAAGAACTTTTAAAAACGTTTAACTGTAAGGATTTCCCAAGCAGTATTGCTTGGCTGGATTGTGGACAGAAAGGAGGTCCATTCCAAGGGAGCAGCACCGTTTGTACGCCTCGTCCCAAGTGCCctgatttcagattttgttaAATCCGATGGTTATCTCTGTGATTTCATTACATATTCATTTTGCAGCTCGAGGATTTTGCTGTCGCAACATGAATGCCAATTCCCGAGACGCCAgggtgcttttaatttaatttaaattaccgtTTGAAGGTTTTAATTCGCAACTCACCAAGCAAAACTCCAAAAGGTTGCTTCAGG
It encodes:
- the LOC135937005 gene encoding uncharacterized protein LOC135937005, with translation MDLLSVHNPAKQYCLGNPYKNSNPNEKGYLPFRSEAWTAGRDIESCRGQLRWCTGYLNDYLKSDLTWKKGHDPRFANNSCVYVDFGDPVEPSLALADCSEKKQIICEAPMGVGFKSQMHYHPCRRNFKVKESEAEKIWNTGDLSRISYAIKKMIQCLAEHIGLVYNSTKINLHVYMKMVSRMLDSLEKAILNKTMSYKTSLPSSIRARYGEKKSKIFEDDLIAAGADLLLSSHFDFATEMMNKLDECRAIKNKNEETFAFDFLACLLQSKVLDRFWKFYDFNLEQSSVIPVDHDLNSPCMTFDNFLIYNPSLCIPADGLLPLTEYGPFITLKPINIKMLKTSSFTACLERNGSLPYAETKQDFETIYNYIRRVNPTLTIIWDQGFYDKLNDKFMWCRSHDFIPFGPEANIPIPVAVNATIKEDFVMLVSLPGATPNLHAVPATEQLKYQTSVFCRFQDYVTNECSTNE